The Deltaproteobacteria bacterium genome includes the window GTGGTCTTTGTCGTAATTGAACGCGGTCATGAGAACGACCGGCAAGCTCGGCGTGTTTTTCTTGACCGTTTGATACAGCTCGTAGCCATCCATATCGGGCATGACCACATCGCTCAAGACTAAATCGAAACTCTGCCGCCCGAGCCAGTCCATGGCGTATACACCGGACGCCGCGGTCTCAATGCAGCACTGCTCCGCTTCCAACAGATCCTTGAGCGATTGGCAAATGTTGGCGTCGTCGTCAACCACCAGCACTTTCAAACCGCTCAGGGGAAACTGCTCGTTGGGACTGGGCCGTGCGCAGGGCTTCGGCGCATCGTCGACGCGCAGGTCGGTCATCATCCTGCCGTTCAAATATTCCTTGGTGCCGTATTTGCCCTCTTCGGCCATCTGGCTGATACGGCCGGTGATATCCTGAATTTTCTTCACCTGCGAGGCCAGCGAATCGAGCCGGTCGGTCTCGACGATGAACTCTTCGTCGCTCGCCACCCGCGTGACGAACTGGCGCAGCATCTCGGTCTGGTTGACCAGTACTTCGAGCGAATTGTTGATTTCGTGCGACAGCCCAACGGCGATCTCGCCGAGGGTGACGAGCTGGTCGCGGCGGCGGATGGCGCGGATGTCTTTGGCGAAACCGATCGAACCGATCTCGTTGGCGTGATCGTCGTAGGTGATCGACGCGGAGATCGCGACTGGAATTTTTTCGCCTTTCTTAGTTTTGAAAACCGTTTCGAAGTTGGTGATCCGCCCTTTGGCTTCGCCTTCGCCGGCGCGCATCGCCATCATCACCCGGCGCGCTTCTTCGAGGCTGGGATAAATTTCCAAGACGTTCTTGCCCAACACTTCTTCGTAAGAGAAACCGAGATTTTCCCGCGCACCATCGTTGTAGAACGTAATCGTGCCTTGCTTATCGACAGAAATAATTATATCAGGACAACTCTCGACGAGCTTCTGAAAGTATTGCGCAGGTAGAGCCATAGGTGGGCTGGTTATTGACGGGCATGATAAGTCGAACCGCGCTGCTATTGCAAGAGCCCCGCTAAACAACGAGATACTGTTTCTCTCTTCGAACTAATTCGCTACAAAGAGCTTCATGGAACCGACCAAAGACACGCGACAACTCAACTGGTTTTTGGCTTGGGCGGTAGTTTTCTGCGACATCGGCACTTCGGTTTACTACGTTCCCGGCATCTTGTATGGCCACGTCCAGGATGCCACGCCGTTCTTCGTCCTGCTGACCACCGGCGGCTTCATTCTACTGGCACTGAAATATGTCGAAATATCCTGGCGCAATCCCGAAGGCGGCGGCGTGGTCACGATCACCACCAAAGCCTTCGGTCCGCTGTGGGGCTGTCTCGGCGGCATGCTGATCACGGTCGATTATTTTCTGACCACGGCGATTTCCACGGTCGCCGGATTTCAATACATCGGCAGCGCTTTTCCCGCCATCGACGCGCACATCTTAGTACTCTCATGCCTCGGTGTCTGCGTGTTGGCGGCGCTGAACGTCGTTGGTATCCGCGAAAGCGCGGCGGCTTCGCTGGTGATGGCGGTCGCCTCCTTCGTCGTCAATCTGATCGTCATCGGCGCCGCCGTGGTCACCATGGACGCGGCTCAATGGCATAGCGTGATCGGTAAGCTCGGCACCGGCAATGGCATTACTACTTACGATCTACTGGTCGGCTTCGCCTCGGCGTGGCTCGCCTTCTCGGGCTTGGAGAGCATTAGCCAGCTGAGCCCGACCATGCGGCTGCCGCTGCGGCGGACGACTCGTTGGGCGATGGCGGCGGTGATCATCACCATGGTGGTCACCTCGCCGGTGCTTACCGCACTCTCCATCGGTCTTTTGCCGGCGCAGCTCAAAGCCACTGAAAGTGAAAGGTTCATCTCGGAATTAGGCATGATCGTTGGCGGCGTCGGCATAAAACTCGCCGTCGTGCTCACCGCGTCGAGCCTACTACTGTTCGCATCTAATACCGCGATCATCGGCTCCTACCATGTCTTTCTCGCGCTGGTGAGAAGCGACTTTCTGCCGAAAATCATCGCCGTGCGCAATGCCACCTTCAACACGCCGCACATCGCCGTCGGCATCGCCACCATCATTCCGATCGGGGTTATCTTGGCGAGCCGCGGCGAGATGAAAATTCTCGGCGACATGTACGCCTTCGGCTTGCTTGGCGCCTTTGTTTTTTCATCGCTCAGTCTCGACCGCATCCGCTGGAAACTGGGGCGGCGCGACTTTGGTTTCTGGATCGGCACGCTGACCACAGCGATGATCATCGTCGCTTGGGGCGTCAACCTCATCGAGAAACATTTAGCCACGGCCTTCGGCGGCGGCGTGACCATCCTCGGCATGCTCATAGCCGTGGGCGTGCGCCGTTCCTGGTTCGTCAATTGGTTGGTCAAGATTCCGGTGATCCAGCGCCTGCAGGCGCAGGCCTTCCGCGCTTCGGAAGGACGCGCCGAAGACGAACTGGAAGGCCTAGTCACGCTCGCCGAAGCCGTCGACGTCAAACCTCTCTATCATTCAACAACGCTGCTCGCCCTGCGCGATGAAAGTCCCCGGCTGGTCCAGGAAGGCATCACCCGCGCCAAAGGCAAAGGCGAAACCGCGCTGTACTGCATTTACGTCGAAGAATGGCCGGGGCTGTTTGGCGGCGACACGCCCCACGCGCCCAACGAGGAAGGCCTCAGAACGCTGCGCTCGACGCTGCAAGCGGTGCGGGAAAAAAATATCGAAGTGATTCCGATCTGGACCGTGTCGCACAACGCCGCCGACGCCATCGCCAACGCCGCCCGGGCGCTCGATGTCGACACCGTGCTCATCGGCGCCTCGCGCCGCTCGGCTCTCTATCACATGCTGCGCGGCCACGTGATCCAAGGGTTGATGAAGAAACTGCCGAAAGACTGCCACCTCATGATTTGCAATTGAACTCACCTCAGAAAAAACTGAGGTGAGTTCATCCTGAGTGTAAACGAAGGATCTCGACCGAGTTACCGCTGCGGTGAAATCATCCTGAGCGAAGGCGAAAGATCTCGACGAGCACTGAGGTCAGGTCATCCTGAGGCGTAGCCGAAGGATCCCTACCGAAGGCCACGTCAACTTTACGTTGAATGTGAATTCCATCACGGCTCCCCAAAACATTTCACCGCGTTCTCCCACATCATCTTGCCCAAGACTTCGCGGCCCAAGGAGTTCCATCCCAACACCTTGTCGGTCGACTCGGGAAAGCGCGATTCGGCGTGGGGATAATCGGACGAATACATCAACACGCCGGCGCCAAGAAAATCGCCGACCATGCGCGCCATCTTCTCGCCTTCGTGGATCACCACGCTGGCGAAAAAACGTCCGCCGGTCATGTATTCGCTCGGTTTGTGAGCGAGATTTTTCGGTAAAGCGTAGGGCATGTATTGGCATTGATCGTCCATCCGCGCCGCCCAGAACGGTAGCCAGCCGAAGCCGGATTCGAGTATGCAATAGCGAATGTTGGGATAGCGATCCATGATGCCGGCGCCGAAGAATGCGCTCAGCGCGCGCATGGCGCCCCACGGATGCGATGCGGTGCGGCCGATGAACGGATTGTCCCACAGATCGCGGTAACCGGGATAACCGGCGGTAAAACTATGATGCGTCACGCAAAGCCCGGCGTCGTTGGCCGCCGCCCAGATCGGTTCCAAACTCGGGTGGTCGATGGGCATGCCTTCAGCCAGGTTGGGACGGATGCCCGCGGCCCACGGCGCCCGCGCCCAGGTTTTAATTTCTTGCACGGAATCATTAATCGCTCGGCTGATGACCACGATCAAAGACTTGAGCCGATGCGGCTGCTGGCGGCAAAAATCCTCGGTGAAGCGGTGGTTGGCGCGGATGAAACCGATTTCAATGTCGACATCGTCTGTCGCCGGCGGCAGTCCCGGCAACATCAGCTGAACGTCGACGCCTTCTTCGTCCATGTCGCGAATACGCGCGTCAGCATCGTCATCCGCTCCGCCGCGCGTCGGGAAGCGGCTCCCCATAAAGGTCGGGAAATGATGCTCAACTTTATCCCGCGGCCCCGCTTCGCCCAGGATGCGCAGCTTCTCGCGCCAGCCATCTCTAGTCTTGAAGCGATAACGGTGGCGAAATGGCGGTTCGAGAATTTCCCCCGCCCAACCGACGTGAAACGGCACCTTGCAACTCTCCCACTCCGGCAGGCGCGCGCGCATCGCCGCATCGAAATAGCGCTCCAGCGTTTCCGCCGAGGGACTCAAGTGGGTATCCGAATCGTAAATCTTAAAACCGTCGCGCATGGGAGTTATTTCCTTACTACTCACCAACCAAGCGTGAAGCAATCATGGTAGCCATCGAGGGCTGCCTCGCCAAAGGAGAAAAGGAGTGAGATTCAGGCTATTTCATGCCGAGATTTTTCAGAAACCCCGACTTGGTCAGCGCGTCGACGAACGAGTTGTCGTAAAAATCTTTCGGGTCGGCGCTCTTCACTTTGGGAAATTCTTTTTCGTCGATGTAGTCGAACTGGGCTTTGATCGCTTCCGGGCGCACCGCCAGGCTCATCGCCCAATAGGGCGCGAACTGTTCGTACGTGCCGTCGATGGTCGGCGCGTCGTCGATCTTGACGTATTTCGAGATCGCTTTTTTCGCCACCGCCGGATCTTGGCGCGA containing:
- a CDS encoding response regulator — translated: MALPAQYFQKLVESCPDIIISVDKQGTITFYNDGARENLGFSYEEVLGKNVLEIYPSLEEARRVMMAMRAGEGEAKGRITNFETVFKTKKGEKIPVAISASITYDDHANEIGSIGFAKDIRAIRRRDQLVTLGEIAVGLSHEINNSLEVLVNQTEMLRQFVTRVASDEEFIVETDRLDSLASQVKKIQDITGRISQMAEEGKYGTKEYLNGRMMTDLRVDDAPKPCARPSPNEQFPLSGLKVLVVDDDANICQSLKDLLEAEQCCIETAASGVYAMDWLGRQSFDLVLSDVVMPDMDGYELYQTVKKNTPSLPVVLMTAFNYDKDHIIKRSCLEGLQGVIFKKPVNPAMLKKVLLQQCRPERATDNTSASR
- a CDS encoding universal stress protein translates to MEPTKDTRQLNWFLAWAVVFCDIGTSVYYVPGILYGHVQDATPFFVLLTTGGFILLALKYVEISWRNPEGGGVVTITTKAFGPLWGCLGGMLITVDYFLTTAISTVAGFQYIGSAFPAIDAHILVLSCLGVCVLAALNVVGIRESAAASLVMAVASFVVNLIVIGAAVVTMDAAQWHSVIGKLGTGNGITTYDLLVGFASAWLAFSGLESISQLSPTMRLPLRRTTRWAMAAVIITMVVTSPVLTALSIGLLPAQLKATESERFISELGMIVGGVGIKLAVVLTASSLLLFASNTAIIGSYHVFLALVRSDFLPKIIAVRNATFNTPHIAVGIATIIPIGVILASRGEMKILGDMYAFGLLGAFVFSSLSLDRIRWKLGRRDFGFWIGTLTTAMIIVAWGVNLIEKHLATAFGGGVTILGMLIAVGVRRSWFVNWLVKIPVIQRLQAQAFRASEGRAEDELEGLVTLAEAVDVKPLYHSTTLLALRDESPRLVQEGITRAKGKGETALYCIYVEEWPGLFGGDTPHAPNEEGLRTLRSTLQAVREKNIEVIPIWTVSHNAADAIANAARALDVDTVLIGASRRSALYHMLRGHVIQGLMKKLPKDCHLMICN